The proteins below are encoded in one region of Marinobacter sp. F4206:
- a CDS encoding glutathione peroxidase, with product MVRLIFAALITLSVGSVHAAEPASSCLAFLDHELRKLHSRDNVNLCDAAAGKPMLVVNTASRCGYTGQFEGLEALHRKYQDRGLVVVGFASDDFRQEADTEAEAANVCYKNFGVTFTMIAPGPVTGSDANPVFRHVNGQSQAPRWNFFKYVLDRDGQVVEAFSSRVTPDDPALIRAVESVL from the coding sequence ATGGTCAGACTTATCTTTGCCGCCCTTATCACGCTGTCGGTTGGTTCGGTCCACGCCGCTGAACCGGCGTCGTCCTGCCTGGCCTTCCTCGACCACGAACTGCGCAAGCTTCACTCCCGGGACAACGTCAATCTGTGTGATGCGGCTGCGGGCAAGCCCATGCTGGTCGTGAATACCGCCAGTCGCTGCGGTTACACCGGCCAGTTCGAGGGCCTGGAAGCCTTGCACCGGAAGTATCAGGACCGGGGGCTGGTGGTTGTGGGTTTTGCCAGTGATGATTTTCGTCAGGAGGCGGACACCGAGGCCGAGGCCGCCAACGTCTGCTACAAGAACTTCGGGGTGACCTTCACCATGATTGCCCCGGGGCCGGTGACGGGTAGCGATGCCAACCCGGTGTTCCGGCACGTCAACGGTCAGAGTCAGGCGCCGCGGTGGAACTTTTTCAAATACGTGCTGGATCGTGATGGTCAGGTGGTCGAGGCATTTTCCAGCCGGGTAACACCGGACGACCCGGCGCTGATCCGGGCCGTTGAATCGGTGCTTTAA
- a CDS encoding LLM class flavin-dependent oxidoreductase, producing the protein MPNRPDYSLLELASVREGDSVSVTLANSVAYAQHAERLGFSRFWLAEHHNMEGISSSATSVLIGHIAGKTDTLRVGSGGVMLPNHPPLVIAEQFGTLASLYPGRIDLGLGRAPGTDPVTARALRRDGLGAEQFPEDVARLQQLLGPLQPGQPVKAIPGAGTRVPIWLLGSSLYSAQLAALRGLPYAFAGHFAPRLYREALRVYRDNFRPSEQLAEPYAMLAVPAIPADSVEEARLLATTSYQRILALFRGQPLWMRPPVKSMDGLWNAGEKASVQDFLALQLLGDADALNRQLDELLASVEVDELMFTVDIYDPAKRRHALDILAQTRGS; encoded by the coding sequence ATGCCCAACCGACCCGACTATTCACTGTTAGAACTCGCTTCCGTCCGTGAGGGCGATTCTGTCAGCGTCACGCTGGCCAACAGTGTGGCCTACGCCCAACACGCCGAGCGCCTGGGCTTTAGCCGTTTCTGGCTGGCGGAGCATCACAACATGGAAGGGATCAGCAGCTCCGCGACCTCGGTACTGATCGGACACATCGCCGGCAAAACCGACACCCTGCGGGTGGGGTCCGGCGGTGTGATGCTGCCGAACCACCCGCCGCTGGTGATTGCCGAACAGTTCGGAACGCTGGCAAGCCTGTACCCCGGCCGCATTGATCTGGGCCTGGGCCGCGCCCCCGGAACCGACCCGGTCACGGCTCGGGCTCTGCGGCGGGATGGCCTGGGCGCGGAGCAATTTCCCGAGGACGTTGCCCGGCTCCAGCAGTTACTTGGACCACTGCAACCCGGCCAGCCGGTGAAGGCCATACCCGGCGCCGGCACCCGGGTCCCGATCTGGCTCCTGGGTTCAAGCCTGTACAGCGCCCAGCTTGCCGCCTTGCGCGGCCTGCCCTACGCCTTTGCCGGCCATTTCGCCCCTCGACTCTACAGGGAAGCCCTGCGGGTATACCGGGACAACTTCCGGCCTTCCGAGCAACTGGCCGAGCCCTACGCCATGCTGGCGGTTCCGGCGATTCCCGCCGACTCGGTTGAGGAAGCCAGGCTGCTCGCCACCACGAGTTACCAGCGAATTCTGGCCCTGTTCCGGGGGCAGCCACTGTGGATGCGCCCTCCGGTGAAGTCGATGGACGGACTCTGGAATGCCGGCGAAAAGGCGAGTGTCCAGGATTTCCTCGCACTGCAGCTGTTGGGCGACGCCGATGCCCTTAACCGACAGCTTGATGAGTTGCTTGCCTCCGTGGAGGTCGACGAACTGATGTTCACCGTCGACATTTACGACCCCGCCAAGCGCCGTCACGCGCTCGACATCCTGGCGCAAACCCGCGGTTCTTAA
- a CDS encoding metallophosphatase domain-containing protein, translated as MRIVCISDTHGMHRQIEVPEGDLLIHAGDCLGVGTLDELEDLDRWFSEQPHRHKILIAGNHDWCFQDEPADARALVRHAHYLQDSPLELEGLKFWGSPWTPVFFNWAFNLERGPAIAERWARIPEDTDVLITHGPPAGILDRIISPTGTVRPGCDDLAQKVETLSLRLHVFGHIHEDHGQQQIGDCLYVNASTCTGSFKPLNPPVVVDL; from the coding sequence ATGAGAATTGTCTGTATTTCCGACACCCACGGCATGCACCGACAGATTGAAGTGCCTGAAGGGGATCTGCTGATCCACGCCGGAGACTGTCTCGGGGTTGGCACCCTGGACGAACTGGAGGACCTGGATCGATGGTTCTCGGAGCAACCCCACCGTCACAAGATTCTGATTGCCGGCAACCATGACTGGTGTTTCCAGGACGAACCCGCCGACGCACGGGCACTGGTCCGGCACGCCCACTACCTCCAGGACAGCCCGCTTGAGCTGGAGGGACTGAAGTTCTGGGGCAGCCCCTGGACGCCGGTGTTCTTCAACTGGGCGTTTAACCTTGAACGAGGCCCGGCGATTGCCGAGCGATGGGCCCGGATTCCCGAGGATACCGACGTGCTGATTACCCACGGCCCACCGGCCGGAATACTCGATCGGATCATTTCACCCACCGGCACAGTGCGCCCCGGCTGCGACGACCTCGCCCAAAAGGTTGAAACCCTCTCCCTCCGGCTCCATGTTTTTGGTCACATTCACGAAGACCACGGACAGCAACAGATCGGCGATTGCCTGTATGTTAACGCCAGCACCTGTACCGGCAGTTTCAAACCATTGAACCCGCCGGTCGTCGTGGATCTCTGA
- a CDS encoding crotonase/enoyl-CoA hydratase family protein has product MTEQPVLTSLTDGILTITLNRPNQRNAVDRPTANALRRAFTECEENEAVKVAILTGAGGNFCAGADLTALDDPDRRNEIDPHGTGHGPMGPTRMQLSKPVIAAVSGYAVAGGLELALMCDMRVTESSAVFGVFCRRWGVPLIDGGTVRLPRIVGHGHAMDMILTGRPVHADEALTMGLANRLVPDGTALEAALELARTIAGFPQRCLRADRASAIRQWDLSTRDAFATEGAAGYPVVFEEAIAGARKFKDGAGRHGQF; this is encoded by the coding sequence ATGACCGAGCAGCCCGTTCTCACGTCACTGACCGACGGTATCCTGACCATCACCCTGAATCGCCCGAATCAACGTAATGCGGTGGATCGGCCAACCGCCAACGCGCTGCGTCGCGCCTTTACGGAATGTGAGGAAAATGAGGCCGTGAAAGTCGCCATCCTGACTGGAGCCGGCGGGAACTTCTGCGCCGGCGCGGACCTGACGGCCCTCGACGACCCGGACCGACGTAACGAGATTGACCCCCATGGCACCGGTCACGGCCCCATGGGCCCCACCCGGATGCAGCTCTCTAAGCCGGTCATCGCCGCTGTCTCCGGCTATGCGGTGGCCGGTGGCCTGGAACTGGCTCTGATGTGTGACATGCGCGTAACGGAAAGCTCTGCCGTCTTTGGCGTGTTCTGCCGACGTTGGGGCGTGCCTCTGATTGATGGCGGCACTGTCCGCCTGCCCCGGATCGTCGGGCATGGCCATGCCATGGACATGATACTCACCGGCCGGCCGGTCCATGCCGATGAAGCCCTCACCATGGGTCTGGCCAACCGGCTGGTCCCGGACGGCACCGCCCTGGAAGCAGCGCTGGAACTGGCCAGAACCATCGCTGGTTTCCCACAACGCTGCCTGCGGGCCGATCGCGCCTCAGCCATCCGACAGTGGGACCTGAGCACCCGCGACGCATTTGCCACAGAGGGCGCGGCGGGTTACCCCGTGGTTTTCGAGGAAGCCATTGCCGGTGCCCGAAAATTCAAGGACGGGGCCGGTCGCCACGGCCAGTTCTGA
- a CDS encoding putative 4-mercaptohistidine N1-methyltransferase: MSITHLADIVGGREMQPSGFYENDTTLAQYSEFHFGERWHGEPSFPKELADVAIDAMDGRTFGRALDIGCACGRTSFELARRFDHVDGIDFSSTFIARCVEMAEHKRIRYARPEEGELVSYHERTLSELDLEQTADKVAFHQGDACNLEPRFTGYDLILAGNLIDRLYQPSKFLTTIHERINDDGLLVIASPYTWLEEYTPREAWVGGFMKNGEEYTTLDGLRDMLAPHFRQLGEPRSLPFVIRETRNKFQHSFSELTVWQKTAT, encoded by the coding sequence GTGAGCATAACCCATTTAGCGGACATCGTCGGAGGCCGGGAAATGCAGCCCAGCGGGTTTTACGAGAACGACACCACGCTTGCCCAATACTCGGAGTTTCATTTCGGTGAGCGGTGGCACGGTGAGCCCAGTTTTCCAAAGGAGCTGGCCGACGTTGCCATCGATGCCATGGATGGTCGCACTTTCGGGCGGGCGCTGGATATCGGCTGCGCCTGTGGCCGAACCAGTTTTGAACTGGCTCGGCGGTTTGATCACGTTGATGGCATCGATTTCTCGTCCACCTTCATTGCCAGGTGCGTTGAAATGGCCGAACACAAACGGATTCGCTACGCCCGTCCAGAGGAAGGCGAGCTGGTGAGCTACCACGAGCGTACGCTGTCGGAACTGGACCTCGAACAGACGGCGGACAAGGTGGCGTTCCACCAGGGCGATGCCTGTAACCTGGAGCCGAGGTTTACCGGCTATGACCTGATCCTGGCGGGCAACCTGATCGACCGGCTGTACCAGCCGTCAAAATTCCTCACCACAATTCATGAACGCATCAATGACGATGGCCTGCTGGTCATTGCCTCACCCTACACCTGGCTCGAAGAATACACCCCCAGGGAAGCCTGGGTGGGCGGTTTCATGAAGAATGGCGAGGAGTACACCACCCTGGACGGCCTGAGGGACATGTTGGCCCCCCACTTCCGCCAGCTGGGTGAGCCGCGGAGCCTGCCGTTCGTGATCCGGGAGACCCGCAACAAATTCCAGCACAGTTTTTCCGAACTCACAGTCTGGCAGAAAACCGCAACCTGA
- the nfsA gene encoding oxygen-insensitive NADPH nitroreductase — MNATIDLLKSHRSIRKFTDRKIPRELLLELIRAGQSAATSNHVQAYSVIHVVNPENRTKIAELAGGQAYIADCSDFLVFCADMKRSTEAAERAGADVVRGTTEQLVVASVDTALMAQNVAIAAESEGLGLCYIGGIRNNPAEISSILRLPDHVYPVFGLCLGYPDQDPEVKPRLPVETILKEDYYQDGQDQQQVESFDTTMNDYYRERTGGNKDTTWSEQLKPLFTTKLRPHMKDFLKGKGFGRK, encoded by the coding sequence ATGAACGCCACGATTGACCTCCTGAAATCCCACCGCTCCATCCGCAAGTTCACCGACCGGAAAATTCCCCGCGAGCTGTTGCTCGAGTTGATCCGGGCCGGGCAGAGTGCGGCCACGTCCAACCATGTGCAGGCTTACTCGGTGATTCACGTGGTCAATCCCGAAAACCGCACGAAGATTGCAGAACTGGCCGGTGGCCAGGCCTACATTGCGGACTGTTCTGACTTCCTGGTGTTCTGTGCCGACATGAAGCGCTCGACGGAAGCCGCAGAGCGGGCCGGCGCCGACGTCGTCCGTGGTACCACCGAGCAATTGGTGGTCGCCAGCGTGGACACCGCGCTGATGGCCCAGAACGTGGCCATTGCAGCGGAATCGGAAGGGCTGGGGCTGTGTTATATCGGCGGCATTCGCAACAACCCGGCCGAGATCAGCAGCATCCTGCGACTGCCAGACCATGTTTACCCGGTGTTCGGCCTGTGCCTGGGCTATCCGGATCAGGACCCCGAGGTCAAACCCCGGCTGCCGGTAGAAACCATCCTCAAGGAGGACTACTACCAGGACGGGCAGGACCAACAGCAGGTCGAGTCGTTCGACACCACCATGAACGACTACTACCGGGAACGCACCGGCGGCAACAAGGACACCACCTGGTCCGAGCAGCTCAAGCCGTTGTTCACCACCAAGCTGCGCCCGCACATGAAAGACTTCCTGAAGGGCAAGGGCTTCGGCAGGAAATAG
- a CDS encoding ethanolamine ammonia-lyase subunit EutB codes for MRHQYSFMLGDRTWQFRNLADLMAKATPARSGDRLAGVIAGSDEERVVAQMKLAELPLKVFLSEALVPYEADEVTRLILDEHDAGAFSVISHLTVGDFRNWLLGDHATPEALAALRPGLTPEMVAAVSKLMRNQDLILVARKCRVETAFRNTIGLVGRLSTRLQPNHPTDDITGIAASILDGLLYGSGDAVIGINPATDNVAQATRLMQLVDEVIGKYEIPTQSCVLTHVTNTLEAMDRGAPVDLVFQSIGGTEATNRSFGFSLATLNEARDAALALKRGTVGQNVMYFETGQGSALSADAHHGLDQQTCEARAYAVARKFDPLLVNTVVGFIGPEYLFDGKEIIRAGLEDHFCGKLLGLPMGCDICYTNHAEADQNDMDNLLTLLGVAGCSFIMGIPGSDDIMLNYQTTSFHDALYARRVLDLKPAPEFEAWLERMNIFADTSRYEPSVVFPEVFRDSLKRLPEGGGE; via the coding sequence ATGCGGCACCAGTACTCGTTTATGCTCGGGGACCGGACATGGCAGTTCCGGAACCTGGCGGACCTGATGGCCAAGGCCACCCCGGCCCGCTCCGGCGATCGCCTGGCGGGCGTTATTGCCGGGTCTGACGAAGAGCGTGTCGTGGCCCAGATGAAGCTGGCGGAGCTTCCGCTGAAGGTTTTCCTGTCGGAGGCCCTGGTGCCTTACGAGGCCGACGAAGTCACCCGGCTGATCCTGGATGAGCACGATGCCGGCGCGTTCAGTGTGATCTCCCATCTCACCGTAGGCGACTTCAGGAACTGGCTGCTTGGTGATCACGCCACGCCCGAGGCCCTGGCGGCACTGAGGCCGGGCCTGACCCCGGAAATGGTCGCGGCGGTGAGCAAACTGATGCGCAACCAGGACCTGATTCTGGTGGCCCGAAAGTGCCGGGTCGAGACCGCGTTTCGCAACACCATCGGCTTGGTCGGACGGCTCTCCACGCGTCTGCAGCCCAACCACCCCACCGACGATATCACCGGGATTGCCGCCAGCATCCTCGATGGCCTGCTCTATGGCAGTGGCGACGCGGTGATTGGCATCAACCCGGCTACCGATAATGTTGCCCAGGCCACCCGACTGATGCAGCTGGTGGACGAGGTGATTGGCAAATACGAGATTCCCACCCAGTCCTGCGTCCTGACCCACGTGACCAATACCCTAGAAGCCATGGACCGGGGCGCGCCGGTCGATCTGGTTTTCCAGTCGATCGGGGGCACCGAGGCGACCAACCGAAGTTTCGGGTTCAGCCTGGCGACCCTGAACGAGGCCCGCGATGCGGCCCTTGCCCTGAAACGGGGTACGGTCGGGCAGAACGTCATGTACTTTGAAACCGGGCAGGGTAGTGCCCTGTCGGCGGATGCCCACCACGGACTGGACCAGCAAACCTGCGAGGCCCGGGCCTATGCCGTTGCCCGGAAATTTGACCCGCTGTTGGTGAATACCGTGGTCGGGTTCATCGGGCCCGAATACCTGTTTGATGGCAAGGAGATTATCCGCGCCGGGTTGGAAGATCACTTTTGTGGCAAGCTTCTGGGGCTGCCCATGGGCTGCGACATCTGCTACACCAATCACGCCGAGGCGGACCAGAATGACATGGATAACCTGCTGACGCTGCTTGGGGTGGCAGGCTGCAGCTTCATCATGGGCATTCCCGGTTCCGATGACATCATGCTCAACTATCAGACCACCTCCTTTCACGATGCGCTCTACGCCCGTCGGGTGCTGGACCTGAAACCGGCGCCGGAATTCGAGGCCTGGCTGGAACGCATGAACATCTTCGCGGATACCTCTCGGTA